A region of Halalkaliarchaeum desulfuricum DNA encodes the following proteins:
- a CDS encoding aldo/keto reductase produces the protein MSRLDLPPIGLGTSGNDDFEECAATVETALDLGYRHVDTAQMYDNEAAVGEGIRRSDVDREAVTIATKIHPDNLAYEDVLETAAESLDQLGVDTVDLLYVHWPISAYDPPETLRAFDELLEEGLVDHVGVSNFTPSLLEEARQLLDAPIAANQVECHPLLPQQELRAHAHEHGYELVGYSPLGQGELLEEPILTEIAGEYDATPAQVALSWAIARGVTPIPKGRGDHLRENLGATELDLRATDVARIDELGERTRFVDPDAAPWSESQ, from the coding sequence ATGAGTCGACTCGACTTGCCGCCGATCGGTCTCGGAACGTCCGGAAACGACGACTTCGAGGAGTGTGCCGCGACGGTAGAGACGGCCCTGGATCTCGGGTATCGTCACGTCGACACGGCCCAGATGTACGACAACGAGGCTGCCGTCGGAGAGGGTATTCGCCGAAGTGATGTCGACCGGGAGGCGGTCACGATCGCGACAAAGATACATCCGGACAACCTCGCGTACGAGGACGTTCTGGAGACTGCAGCGGAAAGTCTCGATCAGCTCGGCGTCGATACGGTCGATCTCCTGTACGTCCACTGGCCGATCTCCGCGTACGACCCGCCGGAGACGCTTCGGGCCTTCGACGAACTCCTCGAAGAGGGGCTCGTCGATCACGTCGGCGTTTCGAATTTCACCCCCTCGCTCCTCGAGGAGGCCAGACAATTGCTGGACGCGCCTATCGCCGCCAACCAGGTCGAGTGCCATCCACTGTTGCCACAGCAGGAACTTCGGGCGCACGCTCACGAGCACGGCTACGAACTGGTCGGCTACTCCCCGCTGGGGCAAGGGGAACTGCTCGAGGAACCGATCCTCACGGAGATTGCCGGGGAGTACGACGCGACGCCGGCCCAGGTCGCGCTGTCGTGGGCGATCGCCCGGGGCGTCACGCCGATTCCCAAGGGTCGGGGCGATCACCTTCGGGAAAACCTCGGCGCCACGGAGCTGGATCTGCGGGCTACCGACGTCGCCAGAATCGACGAACTCGGGGAGCGAACGCGGTTCGTCGACCCCGATGCCGCCCCGTGGAGCGAGAGTCAGTAG
- a CDS encoding carbohydrate kinase family protein, which yields MWDETFDIDSGSRSDPSVLVAGETLVDFIPETPGPLPDVETFHRRAGGAPANVAVGLSRLGVTPAFWTRVGDDPFGDFLRGTLEAAGISDELVEVDPRAKTGLAFVSLDPDADRAFSFHRDGSADTRLQSGRIGDDRLESVDWVHAGGVTLADDPGREATFDLLERASDAGATVSFDPNARPELWDEYDFADSVDRAFGLADVVKTSREDLAAAGYDRELDDVELVRRVAEAGPHTVFLTLGSAGAVAYATPDAPWFGDVHRSEDEGGSSDEVVRHDGYPVEAVDTTGAGDAFFAGAIAALSNGGSPAMALEFAGAVAAVTTTEPGAMTALPTREEVALFRERFEG from the coding sequence ATGTGGGACGAGACGTTCGACATCGATTCGGGTTCACGGTCGGATCCGTCCGTTCTGGTTGCCGGGGAGACACTCGTCGACTTCATTCCCGAGACCCCCGGGCCGCTTCCCGACGTCGAAACCTTCCATCGCCGCGCGGGGGGTGCCCCAGCCAACGTCGCTGTCGGCCTCTCGCGACTGGGCGTCACGCCGGCGTTCTGGACGCGCGTCGGCGACGATCCGTTCGGCGACTTCCTCCGAGGAACGCTCGAAGCGGCCGGAATCTCCGATGAACTCGTCGAAGTCGATCCCCGCGCCAAAACCGGGCTCGCGTTCGTCAGCCTCGATCCCGACGCCGACCGGGCGTTCAGCTTCCACCGCGACGGAAGCGCCGACACCCGACTCCAGTCGGGGCGGATCGGCGACGATCGTCTCGAATCGGTCGACTGGGTTCACGCCGGCGGTGTCACGCTCGCCGACGATCCCGGTCGGGAGGCGACGTTCGACCTCCTCGAACGCGCCAGCGACGCCGGCGCCACGGTCTCGTTCGATCCCAACGCCCGACCGGAGTTGTGGGACGAGTACGACTTTGCCGACAGTGTCGACCGAGCGTTCGGGCTCGCGGACGTGGTAAAGACGTCGCGTGAGGATCTCGCGGCCGCAGGATACGACCGGGAACTCGACGACGTCGAACTGGTCCGCCGCGTCGCGGAGGCCGGCCCGCACACGGTGTTTCTCACGCTGGGCTCCGCTGGCGCGGTCGCGTATGCGACTCCCGACGCGCCGTGGTTCGGGGACGTACACCGGTCCGAAGACGAGGGGGGATCGAGTGACGAAGTAGTACGACACGACGGCTATCCGGTCGAGGCGGTCGACACCACCGGCGCCGGTGACGCGTTCTTCGCGGGCGCGATCGCCGCCCTCTCGAACGGCGGCTCGCCCGCGATGGCCCTCGAGTTCGCGGGTGCGGTGGCGGCGGTGACCACCACCGAACCCGGAGCGATGACTGCGTTGCCGACGCGCGAGGAGGTCGCCCTGTTCCGCGAGCGATTCGAGGGGTAG
- a CDS encoding cobalamin-independent methionine synthase II family protein, with product MSQSTERILTTHVGSLPRPEELLPYFERIQAGEEIDEDAFEAAVKDATEAAVRRQDEVGIDVATHGEQGRPSFVTYVVNRLTGFEGEVPAIQWADLEEYPNYARQVPTFSEWSQPDATIPAASGPIEYDGEAETKAELDRFEAAIEAAGAEFEDTFVTAAAPGTVASYVGNTHYDSHEEYLFAVADAIATEYELIADSGAILQIDAPDLLGGRHLKFKDRSESEFVDIAATHIEALNEALANVPAEQVRIHTCWGNYEGPHHHDVPLEKVLPEIYEADVGGLLIEQANPCHQHDYTVFEEHGVPDDWQLVPGVIDVTVNYIEPPAVIADRLERFVDAVGDPDRILAGADCGLGTFAGFGAVDPEIAWQKLDALADGAALASERVY from the coding sequence ATGTCACAGAGTACCGAACGCATACTGACGACTCATGTCGGGAGCCTCCCGCGCCCGGAGGAGTTGCTTCCGTACTTCGAACGCATACAGGCCGGCGAGGAAATCGACGAGGACGCCTTCGAGGCGGCAGTCAAAGACGCAACCGAGGCGGCGGTCCGCCGCCAGGACGAGGTCGGCATCGACGTCGCGACTCACGGCGAACAGGGACGGCCCTCGTTCGTCACGTACGTCGTGAACCGGCTCACCGGCTTCGAGGGCGAGGTTCCGGCGATCCAGTGGGCCGACCTCGAGGAGTATCCGAACTACGCCCGCCAGGTACCGACGTTCAGCGAGTGGTCGCAACCGGACGCGACGATCCCGGCCGCCTCCGGGCCGATCGAGTACGACGGCGAAGCCGAGACGAAAGCGGAACTCGATCGGTTCGAGGCGGCAATCGAGGCGGCCGGCGCCGAATTCGAGGACACGTTCGTGACCGCGGCCGCCCCAGGTACTGTCGCCTCCTACGTGGGCAACACCCACTACGACAGCCACGAGGAGTATCTCTTTGCGGTCGCAGACGCGATCGCCACCGAGTACGAACTGATCGCCGATTCCGGGGCCATTCTCCAGATCGACGCCCCGGACCTGCTCGGCGGTCGTCACCTCAAATTCAAGGATCGCTCCGAATCCGAGTTCGTCGACATCGCGGCAACTCACATCGAGGCACTCAACGAAGCCCTCGCAAACGTGCCGGCAGAACAGGTCCGGATTCACACCTGCTGGGGGAACTACGAGGGGCCACACCACCACGACGTACCGCTGGAGAAGGTCCTCCCAGAAATCTACGAGGCGGATGTTGGGGGGCTTTTGATCGAACAGGCGAACCCGTGCCACCAGCACGACTACACGGTCTTCGAGGAACACGGCGTGCCCGACGACTGGCAGTTGGTTCCCGGGGTGATCGACGTCACGGTCAACTACATCGAACCACCGGCGGTGATCGCCGACCGCCTCGAGCGGTTCGTCGACGCCGTCGGCGATCCCGACCGGATCCTCGCCGGCGCCGACTGTGGCCTGGGTACGTTCGCGGGGTTCGGCGCGGTCGACCCCGAAATCGCCTGGCAGAAACTCGACGCACTCGCCGACGGGGCGGCACTTGCGAGCGAACGAGTGTACTAG
- a CDS encoding DUF7545 family protein, giving the protein MAETETYTVTGPDGNEDTVELPAGLVDTMTEQGENPTQVITDIVLQAMAQQAHAMVHHSEGEPPADIVDMNDTIEELFEERFGMPLSEALGHQH; this is encoded by the coding sequence ATGGCAGAAACAGAAACCTACACCGTAACCGGACCGGACGGAAACGAGGACACAGTCGAGTTGCCGGCAGGGCTCGTCGACACGATGACCGAGCAGGGCGAAAACCCCACGCAGGTGATCACAGACATCGTGCTGCAGGCTATGGCCCAGCAGGCGCACGCGATGGTCCACCATTCGGAAGGCGAACCGCCGGCCGACATCGTCGACATGAACGACACCATCGAGGAACTGTTCGAAGAGCGGTTCGGAATGCCGCTTTCGGAAGCGCTCGGTCACCAGCACTGA